Part of the Carassius auratus strain Wakin unplaced genomic scaffold, ASM336829v1 scaf_tig00001753, whole genome shotgun sequence genome is shown below.
gtcaactcttgcccttgtcttgctttgccttgccctgtgtCTGTGTCCCGTTttgtttggatattctggttttgaccctgcttggACTTTTTACCCCTCTGGATTTGCCCTATATTAAACTGCTTACCTGCAATAGGATCTCTCCTTGTTTTCTGTGTCGCCtcacgtgacagaaggactccgtccacaacgagatccagcggtatgtcgttTCACGCTTCTTCCCCAGCCATCGAGCGGGAGAGAGGCGGTCGCTTTGAAggaacccgcctggtcgtgtttctcgggaccaggggaggtcgtcgaggaggaggtgggcgagaGGAAGCACAGCATAAGATGGCCGCCGACCCAACGCCGCTGCGGTGCATAaccaccaaccccgcaccacgaggccagatggaagccagcctcacccCACAGGGCAAGATGGCTGTCAGCTCAGCACCAACGCCCGAGATGGCCGCTGACACCCTTCTCGGCTACTTCGAGATGCTATCAAGGATCCTAGAAGTTCCCAAGATGCTTCACGTCATGGCTGCTAAGCCAGTGCctcagcacaggatggccgccaacccagcgccacagcacaagatggccgccagcccagcgcctcagcacaagatggccgccagcccagcgccacagcacaaaaggaccgccagcccagcgccacagcacaagatggccgccagcccagccccacagcacaagatggccaccagcccagtgccacagcacaagatggccgactcaacgacTGAGTCATCAGtccaggtgccaccgactcgccgtCATAGAGGACGGAGGACGAGGAGACGGGTGCCTACCGTTCCTCAAggccaggaggacgttcccgagcgggccgctgccgtccaggaggacgttcccgagcgggccgctgccgtccaggaggacattcCCGAGCGGACCGCTGCCGTAACCGaagtggtgcccgatgctgttccggtgaccgaggtggtgtccgatgccgatgcggtgcccgaggctgttcctgaggccgaggtggtgcccaatgctgttccggaggccgaggtggtgcccgatgccgaggcggtacccaatgctgttccagaggtcgaggtggtgcccgatgctgttctggaggccgagacgGTGACCGACGCTATTCCGAAGGCCGAAGTGGTgctcgatgccgaggcggtggccgatgctgttccagagaccgaggtggtgcccgatgccgaggcggtgcccgatgctgttccggaggtcgaggcggtgcccgaggccgttcccgatgcggtgcccgagaccgctcccgaggccgttaccgaggcggtgcctgaggccattcccgatgcagtgTCCGAGGTCGCTCCCGATGCcttgcccgaggcggtgcccgagaccgttccagagacagtgcccgaagccggtggactctccggagtttagtcatgttcccgtggactctcaggagtcgagtcaggttccggcggACCCTCTGAAGTCGAGTCGGgtgccagtggaccctccagagtcgagtcaggtgtttgtggaccttcctgagccagggccagtcaccgatgaccctccagagccagggccagtcactgattaccctccagagccaagtcaagtcgaccacgaggacgtggtggtcatctgcttcgccctgggggactttgacgttgaccacgaggacgtggtggtcgtctgcttcgacctgggggactctggcggtgaccacgcggatgtggtggtcttccgctccgccctggagggctctggccttgaccacacggctgcggtggtcctctgctccgccctggtgggcgcctcaaCATGACCTTTATGGacttttgttttgtgtatttgagttctgttatgtttctgtctgttccccttagtttgtctggccctcctttcctccccctgaacctcctccggtcctcctccctcctggtccttttttgttctgtttggggtgtctgaggagcatctggtagctgctccttagaggggggggttatgtcacagtgtgtctggtctgtgtctcactgggtgtccactagaggtctcacttccccttatcgtcactgttcattgttttcagctgtttccactttAATCATTTGCACCTGTCtataaatacctggtttgtttctgtctttgtccttgtttaatgtctttgCGTTTTacatgtccgtcaactcttgccctgtgttcgtgtcccgttaatgttttgtttggatattctggtttgaCCCTGCTTGGACTTTTTACCCCTCTGGATTTGCCCTATATTAAACtgcttacctgcaattggatctctccttgTTTTCTGTGTCACCTCACGTGacatataatactatatattatgtgtatatgaatgtataatttaattaaattggatAAATTGATATTCatatatgaatcctgcatgacACTCGTTGAGTTTTTTAACATAACACTAGAAATATATAGTTTCTGTCAGAAATATAACCACTATTGTTCAGTACAATGTAGCTACATAAAACTATTACTACTAAAATtattcaaactttatttataaggaataatcacacaatatttcttccatgttttattttttattgcaaatcccctttgtttgcaaaaaaaaattataaaatgtgtttaatgttcaGAAATGTTCAAAAGATTAATTAATGTGTTATATGCTATCATTCGATAAACAGAAAAATTACACAATTCAgaatttcgaaaaaaaaaaaaaaacatttgtaaaaaaataaataaggaataTTAACTAATTGCAGAGATGTGTGGTTATCTGATTATCTGGTTGGGATATGGATCAAAGGAGACAGGTCCCTGGGAGCCCATGAAACAGACCCAAGTGTTCAGTTTAGTCAAGGTTCAGTTTTATTGGTTATGTGATGCAAGCAGGAGTGAAATGTTGAGCAATAAGAAAATGTCGCAAGAGCTAAAATATCCTAATATGGCAGTTTTTTATGTTACCTTTGAGTAATGTCTGTCAAAAATATAGGGCTCCAGCCTAGTTGTTTGTTGTGGTAATTTAAAGGTCCTGTCAAAAAGTTTTGAATCTAGTCTAGTAGATAAatagcatagacagtaaaataaaaataaatagctgtAGTCTGTACGTTTGAACAGCGTACGATAATTTATTTCCAAATACTATAATTTTGAGCTTATAGCACGATACTTGACATTTTCAATCTGGCAACTCTGGTTACTTGGGTCCATATAAACACACTGGCTCCTCCCACTGAACAAAGTCCAGGGTTCAGTCGTCTGCAAGAGCAGAGCATTTTGCAGTTTTCCTTGCTATTATGTGCAAAGAAAAAGTCGTTTCAAACATTCGTGCAATACCTCCTTTTTCGCAGACTTTTGCCTAcgtataaaaaaaactgcaaagccTACATTCCCGTAGATAATTAGCAAACTGTACAATTTTACCAGCATACAACCAAGACAGTTATAAACTTCCAAACAACTATCTGGAATATTCTTACAGTGATTTATGACTTGCATTAAAGAGCAGAACCTGAATATTTAGCGTTATCATTGCACTGGCACATCTGCAGTGTGTGCGTTCGATTctacatataaattaaatattaataggcTACTAATTTGGTAAATGCCATCATAATGacgcacgcgcgcgcgcgcacacacacacacacacacagaaaattaaGACTTAAAAAGCCATGCTTACTTGATTGGATTAGGCGAGCAGTATGTTTAACTACAGATGAAGTGGTCTCTCTCGATGACGCCGATGGGTTTCAGTGAATCGGGACCGAGCGATCCGAACAAGTCTCTATTTATTCGAGAACAGAGGCAGGTCAAAAGTGATGCAAACGGGCGTGCTCAACCTCCAAGAACACCATTGGTGTGTGAGAATATGTGCGTATGTGGAATTTGGAAGAGGAGTTTTAACCCCCTGACCTTAGTGttacacatatttaaaatgactttacaaAACCTTCATAAAACAACGAATCAAGTGTGAAGCACAGGGCTGGAAACGTGAGATCTGAGTCAACAGAGTTGATTTTCAGGTTTCTTCAGTTCTTCTGTTTCTGCATTCATAATCATACACAAGTATATACTCTGCAACCTTTCTGTGAAAGCCACACTGTTGTATTATTCTGGCACAAATGGTAATGTTGCACTGCAATATGATTTTGCATACAATGCATGTACTATATTGAATGCGAAAGAAGACACAGTGACAATAAttatctttctaaaaaaaaaaaaaaaacctattctgGATCCTGACGAAAGTGCTATGACATCATACAAGGCCAGCAGTTGTGTGGGGTTTACACAGAGTGTTCTATTAACTGTGTTTAGACGTGCAGCGGTGCCTGCAGAGGGGAATATTGATGAAATCATTCATATGATGCTTTTAAACTATAAAATGcatgctcttcttcttcttcttcttcctcttcttcttctttttttttttttttttgaatttcacaattttattaaacaaatctgTATGACATTCTgagacatacctttttgtgccaGAATATAGAACAGTGTGGCTTTTACAGAAAGGTTGCAGACTATATACTTGTGTATGattatattttggatgaaaaccaggatgCTTGagactgtcaaggtccagaaaattaCTAAAGATATCTTTAGaacagtccatctgccatcagtgcttcaaccataatgttatgaagcggcgagaatactttttgtacacaaaacaaATCAATTCTTTCTCCTCTGTATCTCTCCAGATCAGCGTAGTGCAATTTTGGTAAATCTGAGTATGCAAACTGAtgctttgatttaaaataaaacagtgcatccatgcatttgtttttgttttatttgcatacaaaaagtattctcgtcacttcataatgttacgattgatggcagatggactattctgacgatgtctttcatccTTTTctagaccttgacagtgtaagttggcagtctatgggacagtcacaagcctcccggttttcatccaaagtatcttaaattgtgttccgaggACGAACGAAGATTTTACAGATTTGggacgacatgggggtaagtgattaatgacaaaaatagtcATTTTGGGAGGGGGAGGGGGATCGCTTTAACAAACTTGTCTGATTTCCATTGACATCGGTCACAAACAAGTGCTGGTGGTGGAGAATTATATCAACAGCAGTTGATGAAATCATTTTGGCAGACAGACAAGACGTGGTCTGATGAAAGGGTTTGAGCAGTCAGGCCATTGATAAACTTGCTGCATGATGAATACAAAGACGTGCACTCATGCACAGACACTTTGATGTAAGAGAGCAAAAGTCGAGGAATTTCACCACATGAACTCTGTATTCAAAGGCAATAGTAACAAATGCATGCTCAAGGACAGAGTCCAGTTTGTGCACAGAGCGTGACATTTAATTGCAATGAAGGAAGTCTTTGagtcaaaatacacacacacacaaacatacacacacacataaaggttGGACAAAATCATGtacaaatttatataaatattaaaataatgtaaacacaCAGTAAATAGCTTTTAAATTCCACCACTTGAATATTGTGCATAAGAACATCTGCCAGTTGCTTCAGAGAAGCAGCTTTGAAAGACTGTTCTTCAAACACCAACATTTGGGCTGTAAAGGTTACAGATGCTCCTGCTAAACAGgccaatttgattttaaaaatgatcGTTTTGGAAGTCAAACAAGTCACCCGTTACACCAAATGTACAGTATACACTGCTGAACACAACCTACAGTTATATTACAAACTAGAGAATAATTATTACTGTAGTTTAAAAGTTATAATGCATCTAATGGGTAAAATATAAGAACAAGCTAATTATAACAGCATCATTCtgtctttaatatattttgaaaacataatttactcatgtgatgcaaagctgcattttcagcttcattgctcgtgtcacatgatccttcagaaatcattctaatatgctcaatTGAAAAtacttaatgtttaatatttttgtggaaaccctgatatatatacatatatatatatcaggggggaagttgtggcctagtggttagagagtttgactcctaaccctagggttgtgggtttgagtctcgggctggcaataccatgatttaggtgtccttgagcaaggcactgaaccccaaactgctacccgggcgccgcagcataaatggatgctctctgctccaggtgtgtgttcactgctgtgtttgtgcactttggattggttaaatgcaaagcacgaaTTCTTCACCATACTTGGGTGTATGTCacttcattcatatatatatatataatttcgattcgatatatttagtttattaaagTGATGAATAAAGAAGACagccttttttatttaatctgatCTATTTGTATGCCCCagaattaatgcaataaaaagagCATACATGCAGATTTGTATTGTGAGGAGTTTTTAAAGCGCTAGACCTGCAGTCAGTCCTTCCGCCGTGCGGCGGCGCTGCAGTTCTGGTgtctccagcagcagcagcagaagaagagaagaagaagtttattgttttggttatttatcGGTTATATATTGTTGTTATGGAAAATGAACTCTAAATCTCTTTAGTTCTGAATTGTGAATCTGATTTCTGAATCTGGGCCCTAATCAGTTGGTTCCCACTGACACTGTATTTCCTTCTTTAAGGAAGAACAAGATATTAAAGCTCTGCATATAAAAAAACAGGAAGCGCTTGACCAAAGACAGGTAGATAATAccttaatattcatatttatgtatgatgttacaattttttttattgctatttcAAAGAGCATAAATGTCTTTCTTTTGacatttctattaatcaaagaatccttaaaaaatgtcacttttttgtggcacaactgttttattttaaacattgatctctgatttctgaaggatcatgtgacactgaagactgagtaatgatgctgaaaaataacaggaataaattatgttttaaaatatattcaaattagttattttttaattgttaatttaataatatttcacaatattactgtatttttgaacagaTAAATGTATTCTTAAGGTATAGTCTTTTCAAAACATTCTTTAtcgaccccaaacctttgaatgctCTTTATAGTGTTTTATCTCACTGTTATTGTAGTACATTGTGATTTTCCTCTGAAACCGTGATCCAGACGTAGACAAGCAGACACAGACGGTTGTGTGGCTGTAGGGATTGAGGATGAACTGAGAGAAAGTTGAGAAAAAAATGGTTTCTCACAAACCATATGTCACAGTCTTAGTTTGGGGCCTCAGACACAACCTCGGTCCACTGAAAAAATATTACAGGTCATAATTGATCACAGATCAGCACGGTGTCTTCATATTACAAAAGTGTTGATTATCATTTTAATAGGTCTTAAATTCGAGGATAGAAAAACAGGAATCATGATACAGCTTAATGTGATAAATGAACTACAAGGGTGTGatttaataaaagaaatgtgAGGGCTCCACAAAGTTTTCAATGTCTGATCTGATTGAactgtattttcactgtttttt
Proteins encoded:
- the LOC113069588 gene encoding E3 ubiquitin-protein ligase RNF12-B-like, which translates into the protein MAASPAPQHKMATSPVPQHKMADSTTESSVQVPPTRRHRGRRTRRRVPTVPQGQEDVPERAAAVQEDIPERTAAVTEVVPDAVPVTEVVSDADAVPEAVPEAEVVPNAVPEAEVVPDAEAVPNAVPEVEVVPDAVLEAETVTDAIPKAEVVLDAEAVADAVPETEVVPDAEAVPDAVPEVEAVPEAVPDAVPETAPEAVTEAVPEAIPDAVSEVAPDALPEAVPETVPETVPEAGGLSGV